A region from the Lemur catta isolate mLemCat1 chromosome 7, mLemCat1.pri, whole genome shotgun sequence genome encodes:
- the KCNJ1 gene encoding ATP-sensitive inward rectifier potassium channel 1, translated as MFKHLRKWFVTRFWGHSRQRARLVSKDGRCNIEFGNVEAQSRFIFFVDIWTTVLDLKWRYKMTIFITAFLGSWFLFGLLWYVVAYIHKDLPEFHPSANHTPCVENINGLTSAFLFSLETQVTIGYGFRCVTEQCATAIFLLISQSILGVIINSFMCGAILAKISRPKKRAKTITFSKNAVISKRGGKLCLLIRVANLRKSLLIGSHIYGKLLKTTVTPEGETIILDQININFVVDAGNENLFFISPLTIYHVIDHHSPFFHMAAENLLQQDFELVVFLDGTVESTSATCQVRTSYVPEEVLWGYRFAPIVSKTKEGKYRVDFHNFSKTVEVETPHCAMCLYNEKDARARMKRGYDNPSFILSEINETDDTKM; from the coding sequence ATGTTCAAACATCTTCGGAAATGGTTTGTCACTCGATTTTGGGGGCATTCTCGGCAAAGAGCGAGGCTCGTCTCCAAAGACGGAAGGTGCAACATAGAGTTTGGCAATGTGGAGGCACAGTCAAGATTTATATTCTTTGTGGACATCTGGACGACTGTGCTTGACCTCAAATGGAGGTACAAAATGACCATCTTCATCACAGCTTTCTTGGGGAGTTGGTTTCTCTTTGGTCTCCTGTGGTACGTGGTAGCCTACATTCACAAAGACCTCCCCGAGTTCCATCCTTCTGCCAATCACACCCCCTGCGTGGAGAACATTAACGGCTTGACCTCAgctttcctgttttctctggAAACTCAGGTGACCATTGGATATGGATTCAGGTGTGTGACAGAACAGTGTGCCACTGCCATCTTTCTGCTTATCTCCCAGTCTATCCTTGGCGTTATCATCAATTCTTTCATGTGTGGCGCCATCTTAGCCAAGATCTCCAGGCCCAAAAAACGTGCCAAGACCATTACGTTCAGCAAGAACGCGGTGATCAGCAAGCGAGGTGGGAAGCTTTGTCTCCTAATCCGAGTGGCTAATCTAAGGAAGAGCCTTCTTATTGGCAGTCACATATATGGGAAGCTTCTGAAGACCACAGTCACTCCTGAAGGAGAGACCATTATTTTGGATCAGATCAATATCAACTTTGTGGTTGATGCTGGGAATGAAAATTTGTTCTTCATCTCTCCACTGACAATTTACCATGTCATTGATCACCACAGCCCCTTCTTCCACATGGCAGCAGAAAACCTTCTCCAGCAGGACTTTGAATTAGTGGTGTTTTTAGATGGCACAGTGGAATCAACCAGTGCTACCTGCCAGGTCCGGACATCCTATGTCCCAGAGGAGGTGCTCTGGGGCTACCGCTTTGCTCCCATAGTGTCCAAGACCAAGGAAGGGAAATACCGAGTGGATTTCCACAACTTCAGCAAGACAGTGGAGGTGGAGACCCCCCACTGTGCCATGTGCCTTTACAATGAGAAAGATGCCAGAGCCCGGATGAAGAGAGGCTACGACAACCCCAGCTTCATCTTgtcagaaatcaatgaaacagatgATACCAAAATGTAA